The genomic region CAAATTCTCGAGCTTCTTGAAATCGAAACGCGAAGGCGACTTGCCGACGTGCGCGAGGTCGAACCATTCGACTGCCTGGTCGCGGCTGATGATTTCGTCGTCGCCGTGACCCCAGCCGAGCCGAAGCAGGTAATTGGAAACCGCTTCAGGTAGCAGCCCCAGTTCGTCGCGGTAAGAATCGACACCCAGTGCGCCGTGGCGCTTCGACAGCTTCGCTCCGTCGGCGCCGTGGATCAACGGCACGTGCGCATAGATCGGCTCCGGCCAGCCCATGGAGCGGATGATCGCGAGCTGCCGGAACGCGTTGTTGAGATGATCGTCGCCGCGGATCACGTGCGTGATTCCCATGTCATGGTCGTCGACCACCACCGCTAGCATGTAGGTCGGCGTTCCGTCGGAGCGCAGCAGCACGAAATCGTCGATTTCCGCATTCTGGACCGCGACGCGCCCCTGAACCCGGTCCTCGATCACCGTCTCGCCGTCCTGCGGCGCCTTCAGCCTGATGACGAAGGGTTCGCCGTCGGGTCCGTCGCTCCGCTCGCGCCAGGGGCTGCGGATCCGGAATGGGCGCCGTTCCTCCTGTGCCTTCGCCCGCTCGGCGGCCAGCTCATCCTGGCTCATGTAGCAACGGTAAGCGTGCCCGCGGTCGAGCATCTTGTGGGCAATCTCGGCATGGCGAGCCCAGAATTGCGACTGGTAATATTCGTGCCCGTTCCAATCGAGGCCGAGCCAGCGCATCCCGTCGAGGATGGCGTCGATCGCCTCCTTGGTGGAACGCGCCTTGTCGGTGTCTTCGATCCGAAGCAGGAACTTGCCGCCGTGATGGCGGGCGAACAGCCAGTTGAACAGCGCGGTTCGAGCGCCGCCGATGTGAAGGAATCCGGTCGGCGACGGCGCGAACCTTGTCACCAC from Sphingomonas anseongensis harbors:
- the gltX gene encoding glutamate--tRNA ligase yields the protein MSASGSSQPVVTRFAPSPTGFLHIGGARTALFNWLFARHHGGKFLLRIEDTDKARSTKEAIDAILDGMRWLGLDWNGHEYYQSQFWARHAEIAHKMLDRGHAYRCYMSQDELAAERAKAQEERRPFRIRSPWRERSDGPDGEPFVIRLKAPQDGETVIEDRVQGRVAVQNAEIDDFVLLRSDGTPTYMLAVVVDDHDMGITHVIRGDDHLNNAFRQLAIIRSMGWPEPIYAHVPLIHGADGAKLSKRHGALGVDSYRDELGLLPEAVSNYLLRLGWGHGDDEIISRDQAVEWFDLAHVGKSPSRFDFKKLENLNGHYMREADDGRLAQLVAPRLGALTSDQRDLLVRAMPELKARAQTLNQLADAARFLFDKRPLDMDPAAAALLDGDARKLLAAAHGALSKLGSWDHDGLEQCIREVAEQEGVKLGKLAQPLRAALTGRATSPGIFDVLALLGQGESLNRIQDQIVEPNE